Proteins co-encoded in one Muntiacus reevesi chromosome 13, mMunRee1.1, whole genome shotgun sequence genomic window:
- the PITPNM2 gene encoding membrane-associated phosphatidylinositol transfer protein 2 isoform X4, whose product MIIKEYRIPLPMTVEEYRIAQLYMIQKKSRNETHGEGSGVEILENRPYTDGPGGSGQYTHKVYHVGMHIPSWFRSILPKAALRVVEESWNAYPYTRTRFTCPFVEKFSIDIETFYKTDAGENPNVFSLSPVEKNQLTIDFIDIVKDPVPPNEYKTEEDPKLFHSTKTQRGPLSENWIEEYKQQVFPIMCAYKLCKVEFRYWGMQSKIERFIHDTGLRKVMVRAHRQAWCWQDEWYGLNMDNIRELEKEAQLMLSRKMAQFNEEDKGAVELAKDEAAQDQASGEPSQPSSSSGEPLAGRGLKKQWSTSSKSSRSSKRGASPSRHSISEWRMQSIARDSDESSDDEFFDAHEDLSDSEEMFPKDITKWNSNDLMDKIESPEPEDSQDGLYRQSAPEFRVASSVEQLNIIEDEVSPPLAAPPSKIHVLLLLLHGGTILDTGAGDPSSKQGDANTIATVFDTVMRVHYPSALGHLAIRLVPCPPICSDAFALVSDLSPYSHDEGCLSSSQDHIPLAALPLLATSSPQYQEAVATVIQRANLAYGDFIKSQEGVTFNGQVCLIGDCVGGILAFDALCCSNQPVSESQSSSRRGSVASVQDSDLLSPGSTVNAAHGSNLESSRHLSRSNIDIPRSNGAEDPKRQLPRKRSDSSTYELDTIQQHQAFLSSLHASVLRNEPSSRRSSSSTMLDGAGAVGKFDFEVADLFLFGCPLGLVLALRKTVIPSLDVFQLRPACQQVYNLFHPADPSASRLEPLLERRFHALPPFSIPRYQRYPLGDGCSTLLAEALQAHNTVFQEHAAPSSPGSAPSTRGFRRASEISIASQVSGMAESYTASGIAQKAPAPLSHTPSVRRLSLLALPHPAPSTLGKRESAPRLPDLDISEVAAKWWGQKRIDYALYCPDALTAFPTVALPHLFHASYWESTDVVSFLLRQVMRHDNSSILELDGKEVSVFTPSKPREKWQRKRTHVKLRNVTANHRINDAVANEDGPQVLTGRFMYGPLDMVTLTGEKVDVHIMMQPPSGEWLYLDTLVTNSSGRVSYTIPETHRLGVGVYPIKMVVRGDHTFADSYITVLPKGTEFVVFSIDGSFAASVSIMGSDPKVRAGAVDVVRHWQDLGYLIIYVTGRPDMQKQRVVAWLAQHNFPHGVVSFCDGLVHDPLRHKANFLKLLISELHLRVHAAYGSTKDVAVYSSISLSPMQIYIVGRPTKKLQQQCQFITDGYAAHLAQLKYNHRARPARNAATRMALRKGSFGLPGQGDFLRSRNHLLRTISAQPSGPGPRPHERTQSPADSEQRGQRSMSVAAGCWGRTLASRPEPGAAAGPK is encoded by the exons AAGAAGAGTCGGAATGAGACGCATGGCGAAGGCAGCGGTGTGGAGATCCTGGAGAACCGGCCGTACACGGACGGCCCCGGCGGCTCCGGGCAATACACGCACAAGGTGTACCATGTGGGCATGCACATCCCCAGCTGGTTCCGCTCCATCCTGCCCAAGGCGGCCCTGCGGGTGGTGGAGGAGTCCTGGAACGCCTACCCCTACACCCGAACCAG GTTCACTTGCCCTTTTGTGGAGAAATTCTCCATCGACATCGAAACCTTTTATAAAACCGATGCTGGAGAAAACCCCAACGTTTTCAGCCTGTCTCCTGTGGAAAAGAACCAGCTGACAATCG ATTTCATTGACATTGTCAAGGACCCCGTGCCCCCCAACGAGTATAAGACGGAAGAGGACCCCAAGCTGTTCCACTCGACCAAGACCCAGCGGGGGCCCCTGTCGGAGAACTGGATCGAGGAGTACAAGCAGCAGGTGTTCCCCATCATGTGCGCCTACAAGCTCTGCAAGGTGGAGTTCCGCTACTGGGGCATGCAGTCCAAGATCGAGCGGTTCATCCACGACACGG GCCTGCGGAAGGTGATGGTGAGAGCCCACCGGCAGGCCTGGTGCTGGCAGGACGAATGGTACGGGCTGAACATGGACAACATCCGGGAGCTGGAGAAGGAGGCACAGCTCATGCTGTCCCGCAAAATGGCCCAGTTCAACGAGGAGGACAAAGGGGCCGTGGAGCTGGCCAAGGATGAGGCTGCCCAGGACCAGGCCTCCGGGGAGCCCtcccagcccagcagcagcagtggggagCCCCTGGCGGGCAGGGGTCTGAAGAAGCAGTGGTCCACATCCTCCAAGTCATCTCGGTCATCCAAACGGGGAG CGAGTCCTTCCCGCCACAGCATCTCGGAGTGGAGGATGCAGAGTATTGCCCGGGACTCAGACGAGAGCTCGGATGATGAGTTCTTCGATGCTCATG AGGACCTGTCTGACTCAGAGGAAATGTTCCCCAAGGACATCACCAAGTGGAACTCCAATGATCTCATGGACAAAATTGAAAGCCCTGAGCCAGAGGACTCACAGG ATGGTCTGTATCGCCAGAGCGCCCCTGAGTTCAGGGTGGCCTCCAGCGTGGAGCAGCTGAACATCATCGAG GACGAGGTCAGCCCTCCGCTGGCCGCACCGCCCTCCAAAATccacgtgctgctgctgctgctgcacggAGGCACCATCCTGGACACGGGCGCCGGGGACCCCAGCTCCAAGCAGGGAGACGCCAACACCATTGCCACCGTGTTCGACACCGTCATGCGCGTGCACTACCCCAGCGCCCTCGGCCACCTCGCCATCCGCCTGGTGCCCTGCCCGCCCATCTGCTCCGATGCCTTCGCCCTCGTCTCCGA cctcaGCCCCTACAGCCATGATGAAGGCTGTCTATCCAGCAGCCAGGACCACATCCCCTTGGCTGCCCTGCCCCTGCTGGCAACCTCCTCGCCCCAGTACCAGGAGGCCGTTGCCACAGTGATTCAGCGGGCCAACCTCGCCTACGGGGACTTCATCAAGTCCCAGGAGGGTGTGACCTTCAACGGGCAG GTCTGCCTGATCGGGGACTGCGTCGGGGGCATCCTGGCATTCGATGCCTTATGCTGCAGCAACCAGCCAGTGTCTGAGAGTCAGAGCAGCAGCCGCCGGGGCAGTGTGGCCAGCGTGCAG GACTCTGACCTGCTGTCCCCGGGCTCGACGGTCAACGCGGCACATGGCAGCAACCTGGAGAGCAGCCGGCACCTGAGCCGCAGCAACATCGACATCCCCCGGAGCAACGGCGCTGAAGACCCCAAACGGCAGCTACCCCGCAAGAGGAGTGACTCGTCCACCTATGAGCTGGACACGATCCAGcagcaccaggccttcctgtccag CCTCCACGCCAGTGTGCTGAGGAACGAGCCCAGCTCCCGCCGCTCGAGCAGCTCCACCATGCTGGATGGCGCAGGGGCCGTGGGCAAGTTCGACTTCGAGGTCGCTGACCTCTTCCTCTTCGGGTGCCCCCTGGGGCTGGTCCTTGCCTTGAGGAAGACGGTCATCCCCTCCCTGGATG TTTTCCAGCTGCGGCCCGCCTGCCAACAAGTCTACAACCTCTTCCACCCCGCTGACCCGTCGGCCTCGCGCCTGGAGCCGCTGCTGGAGCGGCGATTCCACGCCCTGCCGCCTTTCAGCATCCCCCGCTACCAGCGCTACCCGCTGGGGGACGGCTGCTCCACGCTGCTGG CAGAGGCACTCCAGGCCCACAACACGGTCTTCCAAGAGCACGCGGCCCCCTCCTCACCCGGCTCAGCCCCCAGCACCCGAGGTTTCCGCCGGGCCAGCGAGATCAGCATCGCCAGCCAGGTGTCAGGCATGGCCGAGAGCTACACGGCATCCGGCATCGCCCAGA AGGCCCCAGCTCCACTCAGCCACACCCCCAGCGTCAGGCGCCTGTCCCTGcttgccctcccccacccagccccctccACCCTGGGCAAGCGGGAGAGCGCCCCTCGCCTCCCTGACTTGGACATCAGTGAAG TCGCTGCGAAGTGGTGGGGCCAGAAGAGGATCGACTATGCCCTGTACTGCCCCGACGCCCTGACGGCCTTCCCCACCGTGGCCCTGCCCCACCTCTTCCACGCCAGCTACTGGGAGTCGACGGATGTGGTCTCCTTCCTGCTGAGACAG GTCATGAGGCACGACAACTCCAGCATCTTGGAGCTGGACGGCAAGGAGGTCTCGGTGTTCACCCCCTCGAAGCCGAGAGAGAAGTGGCAGCGCAAGAGGACCCATGTGAAGCTTCGG AATGTGACAGCCAACCACCGGATCAATGATGCGGTCGCCAACGAGGATGGCCCGCAGGTCCTGACGGGCCGGTTCATGTACGGGCCCCTGGACATGGTCACCCTGACCGGGGAGAAG GTGGACGTGCACATCATGATGCAGCCGCCCTCGGGTGAGTGGCTGTACCTCGACACGCTGGTGACCAACAGCAGTGGGCGCGTCTCCTACACCATCCCCGAGACTCATCGCCTAGGTGTGGGTGTTTACCCCATCAAGATGGTGGTCAG GGGAGACCACACGTTTGCTGACAGCTACATCACCGTGCTGCCCAAGGGCACGGAGTTCGTGGTTTTCAGCATCGACGGCTCCTTCGCTGCCAGCGTGTCCATCATGGGCAGCGACCCCAAAGTGCGGGCCGGGGCCGTGGACGTGGTGCG GCACTGGCAGGACCTGGGCTACCTCATCATCTACGTGACTGGCCGGCCTGACATGCAGAAGCAGCGGGTGGTGGCATGGTTGGCTCAGCACAACTTCCCCCACGGCGTGGTGTCCTTCTGTGACGGCCTGGTGCACGACCCGCTGCGGCACAAGGCCAACTTCCTGAAGCTGCTCATCTCCGAG CTGCACCTTCGCGTGCACGCGGCCTACGGCTCCACCAAGGACGTGGCGGTCTACAGCTCCATCAGCCTGTCCCCCATGCAGATCTACATCGTGGGCCGGCCGACCAAGAAGCTGCAGCAGCAGTGCCAG TTCATCACCGACGGCTACGCGGCCCACCTGGCCCAGCTCAAGTACAACCACCGGGCGCGGCCGGCCCGCAACGCGGCCACCCGCATGGCGCTGCGCAAGGGCAGCTTCGGCCTGCCAGGCCAAGGCGACTTCCTGCGCTCCCGGAACCATCTGCTCCGCACCATCTCGGCCCAGCCCAGCGGCCCCGGCCCCCGGCCGCATGAGCGGACGCAGAGCCCGGCGGACAGCGAGCAGCGGGGACAGCGCAGCATGAGCGTGGCGGCCGGCTGCTGGGGCCGCACCTTGGCCAGCCGGCCAGAGCCCGGCGCAGCCGCGGGCCCCAAGTAG
- the PITPNM2 gene encoding membrane-associated phosphatidylinositol transfer protein 2 isoform X3, with product MIIKEYRIPLPMTVEEYRIAQLYMIQKKSRNETHGEGSGVEILENRPYTDGPGGSGQYTHKVYHVGMHIPSWFRSILPKAALRVVEESWNAYPYTRTRFTCPFVEKFSIDIETFYKTDAGENPNVFSLSPVEKNQLTIDFIDIVKDPVPPNEYKTEEDPKLFHSTKTQRGPLSENWIEEYKQQVFPIMCAYKLCKVEFRYWGMQSKIERFIHDTGLRKVMVRAHRQAWCWQDEWYGLNMDNIRELEKEAQLMLSRKMAQFNEEDKGAVELAKDEAAQDQASGEPSQPSSSSGEPLAGRGLKKQWSTSSKSSRSSKRGASPSRHSISEWRMQSIARDSDESSDDEFFDAHEDLSDSEEMFPKDITKWNSNDLMDKIESPEPEDSQDGLYRQSAPEFRVASSVEQLNIIEDEVSPPLAAPPSKIHVLLLLLHGGTILDTGAGDPSSKQGDANTIATVFDTVMRVHYPSALGHLAIRLVPCPPICSDAFALVSDLSPYSHDEGCLSSSQDHIPLAALPLLATSSPQYQEAVATVIQRANLAYGDFIKSQEGVTFNGQVCLIGDCVGGILAFDALCCSNQPVSESQSSSRRGSVASVQDSDLLSPGSTVNAAHGSNLESSRHLSRSNIDIPRSNGAEDPKRQLPRKRSDSSTYELDTIQQHQAFLSSLHASVLRNEPSSRRSSSSTMLDGAGAVGKFDFEVADLFLFGCPLGLVLALRKTVIPSLDVFQLRPACQQVYNLFHPADPSASRLEPLLERRFHALPPFSIPRYQRYPLGDGCSTLLVETVQRNPELVLEGGPLAPLPPGDGFLETSIPVPALTSQDGPRPSPGCAESEALQAHNTVFQEHAAPSSPGSAPSTRGFRRASEISIASQVSGMAESYTASGIAQIAAKWWGQKRIDYALYCPDALTAFPTVALPHLFHASYWESTDVVSFLLRQVMRHDNSSILELDGKEVSVFTPSKPREKWQRKRTHVKLRNVTANHRINDAVANEDGPQVLTGRFMYGPLDMVTLTGEKVDVHIMMQPPSGEWLYLDTLVTNSSGRVSYTIPETHRLGVGVYPIKMVVRGDHTFADSYITVLPKGTEFVVFSIDGSFAASVSIMGSDPKVRAGAVDVVRHWQDLGYLIIYVTGRPDMQKQRVVAWLAQHNFPHGVVSFCDGLVHDPLRHKANFLKLLISELHLRVHAAYGSTKDVAVYSSISLSPMQIYIVGRPTKKLQQQCQFITDGYAAHLAQLKYNHRARPARNAATRMALRKGSFGLPGQGDFLRSRNHLLRTISAQPSGPGPRPHERTQSPADSEQRGQRSMSVAAGCWGRTLASRPEPGAAAGPK from the exons AAGAAGAGTCGGAATGAGACGCATGGCGAAGGCAGCGGTGTGGAGATCCTGGAGAACCGGCCGTACACGGACGGCCCCGGCGGCTCCGGGCAATACACGCACAAGGTGTACCATGTGGGCATGCACATCCCCAGCTGGTTCCGCTCCATCCTGCCCAAGGCGGCCCTGCGGGTGGTGGAGGAGTCCTGGAACGCCTACCCCTACACCCGAACCAG GTTCACTTGCCCTTTTGTGGAGAAATTCTCCATCGACATCGAAACCTTTTATAAAACCGATGCTGGAGAAAACCCCAACGTTTTCAGCCTGTCTCCTGTGGAAAAGAACCAGCTGACAATCG ATTTCATTGACATTGTCAAGGACCCCGTGCCCCCCAACGAGTATAAGACGGAAGAGGACCCCAAGCTGTTCCACTCGACCAAGACCCAGCGGGGGCCCCTGTCGGAGAACTGGATCGAGGAGTACAAGCAGCAGGTGTTCCCCATCATGTGCGCCTACAAGCTCTGCAAGGTGGAGTTCCGCTACTGGGGCATGCAGTCCAAGATCGAGCGGTTCATCCACGACACGG GCCTGCGGAAGGTGATGGTGAGAGCCCACCGGCAGGCCTGGTGCTGGCAGGACGAATGGTACGGGCTGAACATGGACAACATCCGGGAGCTGGAGAAGGAGGCACAGCTCATGCTGTCCCGCAAAATGGCCCAGTTCAACGAGGAGGACAAAGGGGCCGTGGAGCTGGCCAAGGATGAGGCTGCCCAGGACCAGGCCTCCGGGGAGCCCtcccagcccagcagcagcagtggggagCCCCTGGCGGGCAGGGGTCTGAAGAAGCAGTGGTCCACATCCTCCAAGTCATCTCGGTCATCCAAACGGGGAG CGAGTCCTTCCCGCCACAGCATCTCGGAGTGGAGGATGCAGAGTATTGCCCGGGACTCAGACGAGAGCTCGGATGATGAGTTCTTCGATGCTCATG AGGACCTGTCTGACTCAGAGGAAATGTTCCCCAAGGACATCACCAAGTGGAACTCCAATGATCTCATGGACAAAATTGAAAGCCCTGAGCCAGAGGACTCACAGG ATGGTCTGTATCGCCAGAGCGCCCCTGAGTTCAGGGTGGCCTCCAGCGTGGAGCAGCTGAACATCATCGAG GACGAGGTCAGCCCTCCGCTGGCCGCACCGCCCTCCAAAATccacgtgctgctgctgctgctgcacggAGGCACCATCCTGGACACGGGCGCCGGGGACCCCAGCTCCAAGCAGGGAGACGCCAACACCATTGCCACCGTGTTCGACACCGTCATGCGCGTGCACTACCCCAGCGCCCTCGGCCACCTCGCCATCCGCCTGGTGCCCTGCCCGCCCATCTGCTCCGATGCCTTCGCCCTCGTCTCCGA cctcaGCCCCTACAGCCATGATGAAGGCTGTCTATCCAGCAGCCAGGACCACATCCCCTTGGCTGCCCTGCCCCTGCTGGCAACCTCCTCGCCCCAGTACCAGGAGGCCGTTGCCACAGTGATTCAGCGGGCCAACCTCGCCTACGGGGACTTCATCAAGTCCCAGGAGGGTGTGACCTTCAACGGGCAG GTCTGCCTGATCGGGGACTGCGTCGGGGGCATCCTGGCATTCGATGCCTTATGCTGCAGCAACCAGCCAGTGTCTGAGAGTCAGAGCAGCAGCCGCCGGGGCAGTGTGGCCAGCGTGCAG GACTCTGACCTGCTGTCCCCGGGCTCGACGGTCAACGCGGCACATGGCAGCAACCTGGAGAGCAGCCGGCACCTGAGCCGCAGCAACATCGACATCCCCCGGAGCAACGGCGCTGAAGACCCCAAACGGCAGCTACCCCGCAAGAGGAGTGACTCGTCCACCTATGAGCTGGACACGATCCAGcagcaccaggccttcctgtccag CCTCCACGCCAGTGTGCTGAGGAACGAGCCCAGCTCCCGCCGCTCGAGCAGCTCCACCATGCTGGATGGCGCAGGGGCCGTGGGCAAGTTCGACTTCGAGGTCGCTGACCTCTTCCTCTTCGGGTGCCCCCTGGGGCTGGTCCTTGCCTTGAGGAAGACGGTCATCCCCTCCCTGGATG TTTTCCAGCTGCGGCCCGCCTGCCAACAAGTCTACAACCTCTTCCACCCCGCTGACCCGTCGGCCTCGCGCCTGGAGCCGCTGCTGGAGCGGCGATTCCACGCCCTGCCGCCTTTCAGCATCCCCCGCTACCAGCGCTACCCGCTGGGGGACGGCTGCTCCACGCTGCTGG TCGAGACCGTGCAGAGAAACCCCGAGCTGGTCTTGGAGGGCGGCCCCCTGGCCCCTCTCCCTCCCGGGGACGGCTTCCTGGAAACCAGTATCCCCGTGCCCGCGCTCACCTCGCAAGACGGGCCCCGCCCGAGCCCGGGCTGCGCTGAGT CAGAGGCACTCCAGGCCCACAACACGGTCTTCCAAGAGCACGCGGCCCCCTCCTCACCCGGCTCAGCCCCCAGCACCCGAGGTTTCCGCCGGGCCAGCGAGATCAGCATCGCCAGCCAGGTGTCAGGCATGGCCGAGAGCTACACGGCATCCGGCATCGCCCAGA TCGCTGCGAAGTGGTGGGGCCAGAAGAGGATCGACTATGCCCTGTACTGCCCCGACGCCCTGACGGCCTTCCCCACCGTGGCCCTGCCCCACCTCTTCCACGCCAGCTACTGGGAGTCGACGGATGTGGTCTCCTTCCTGCTGAGACAG GTCATGAGGCACGACAACTCCAGCATCTTGGAGCTGGACGGCAAGGAGGTCTCGGTGTTCACCCCCTCGAAGCCGAGAGAGAAGTGGCAGCGCAAGAGGACCCATGTGAAGCTTCGG AATGTGACAGCCAACCACCGGATCAATGATGCGGTCGCCAACGAGGATGGCCCGCAGGTCCTGACGGGCCGGTTCATGTACGGGCCCCTGGACATGGTCACCCTGACCGGGGAGAAG GTGGACGTGCACATCATGATGCAGCCGCCCTCGGGTGAGTGGCTGTACCTCGACACGCTGGTGACCAACAGCAGTGGGCGCGTCTCCTACACCATCCCCGAGACTCATCGCCTAGGTGTGGGTGTTTACCCCATCAAGATGGTGGTCAG GGGAGACCACACGTTTGCTGACAGCTACATCACCGTGCTGCCCAAGGGCACGGAGTTCGTGGTTTTCAGCATCGACGGCTCCTTCGCTGCCAGCGTGTCCATCATGGGCAGCGACCCCAAAGTGCGGGCCGGGGCCGTGGACGTGGTGCG GCACTGGCAGGACCTGGGCTACCTCATCATCTACGTGACTGGCCGGCCTGACATGCAGAAGCAGCGGGTGGTGGCATGGTTGGCTCAGCACAACTTCCCCCACGGCGTGGTGTCCTTCTGTGACGGCCTGGTGCACGACCCGCTGCGGCACAAGGCCAACTTCCTGAAGCTGCTCATCTCCGAG CTGCACCTTCGCGTGCACGCGGCCTACGGCTCCACCAAGGACGTGGCGGTCTACAGCTCCATCAGCCTGTCCCCCATGCAGATCTACATCGTGGGCCGGCCGACCAAGAAGCTGCAGCAGCAGTGCCAG TTCATCACCGACGGCTACGCGGCCCACCTGGCCCAGCTCAAGTACAACCACCGGGCGCGGCCGGCCCGCAACGCGGCCACCCGCATGGCGCTGCGCAAGGGCAGCTTCGGCCTGCCAGGCCAAGGCGACTTCCTGCGCTCCCGGAACCATCTGCTCCGCACCATCTCGGCCCAGCCCAGCGGCCCCGGCCCCCGGCCGCATGAGCGGACGCAGAGCCCGGCGGACAGCGAGCAGCGGGGACAGCGCAGCATGAGCGTGGCGGCCGGCTGCTGGGGCCGCACCTTGGCCAGCCGGCCAGAGCCCGGCGCAGCCGCGGGCCCCAAGTAG